Proteins from a genomic interval of Hydrogenophaga sp. PAMC20947:
- a CDS encoding 2-hydroxychromene-2-carboxylate isomerase: protein MSHKAVEFFFDVGSPTAYLAWTQLPAIAKEAGANIVWRPMLLGGVFKATGNQSPVTVPAKGQWMGSDLPRWAQRYLVPFQSNPFFPINTLALMRGATGVQMRQPERLNDYLRAVFKAMWAKPVNMGDPDIMATTLAGAGFDAATVSALINDPEVKAQLVATTDEAVRRGVFGAPSFFVGDEMFFGQDRLDFVRDALNS from the coding sequence ATGAGCCACAAAGCTGTTGAATTTTTCTTCGATGTGGGCAGCCCCACCGCCTATCTCGCCTGGACACAGTTGCCGGCCATCGCCAAAGAGGCGGGCGCCAACATCGTCTGGCGGCCCATGTTGCTGGGTGGCGTGTTCAAAGCCACGGGCAACCAGAGTCCGGTCACGGTCCCAGCCAAAGGCCAGTGGATGGGCAGCGATTTGCCGCGTTGGGCACAGCGTTACCTCGTCCCCTTTCAGTCCAACCCGTTTTTCCCCATCAACACCCTGGCGCTGATGCGCGGCGCCACCGGTGTGCAAATGCGCCAGCCCGAGCGGCTGAATGACTATTTGCGTGCCGTGTTCAAAGCCATGTGGGCCAAGCCAGTGAACATGGGCGACCCCGACATCATGGCCACCACCCTGGCTGGCGCGGGGTTTGATGCAGCGACGGTCTCGGCACTGATCAACGACCCCGAAGTCAAAGCCCAACTCGTGGCCACCACCGACGAGGCCGTGCGCAGAGGCGTCTTTGGCGCACCCAGTTTTTTCGTGGGCGACGAAATGTTTTTTGGCCAGGATCGACTGGATTTTGTGCGCGATGCATTGAACTCGTGA